The Endozoicomonas montiporae CL-33 genome contains a region encoding:
- a CDS encoding bifunctional prephenate dehydrogenase/3-phosphoshikimate 1-carboxyvinyltransferase: protein MDNWTLKDKSINVLVLGLGLIGGSFAAALKAKRVCNEVAGFDRHRDSVDIAVETGLIDSPCYDLQEGVSRADVIMLAVPMLAMPAVLRQLLAVPLEDKVITDVGSCKGSLVESARQLFGEVPASLVPGHPIAGSEKSGVTAAQVDLFKGHKVILTPLPHTNAHAIGLVKSLWQQCGAHVDTMAVAHHDEVLALTSHLPHFLAFSLVDTLAGNRENQEIFRYAAGGFRDFTRIAGSDPTMWHDIALGNRDAVLQALDRFTEGLEGLRNAIINKDSQRMLGIFERASTARRHFTSLLERRAYMTTLSDSKTMNEVQQTFVAQPGGKVSGELRVPGDKSVSHRSIMLGALAEGETVVDGFLEGEDAMATLQAFRDMGVDIEGPHDGRVTIHGVGMHGLQQPPGPLYLGNAGTAMRLMSGLMAAQSFDVTLTGDTSLSGRPMNRVVKPLLEMGAAIETSEGGRPPLVIKGGQKLSGIHYDLPVASAQVQSCLLLAGLYAEGETSTVAPGIVRDHTNRMLSGFGYPVAVDGDRVSVCGGGKLTATKIDVPADISSAAFFMVAASIAEGSDLLLPHVGINPTRTGVLDILRLMGADISLSNEKLVGGEPVADIRVRYAPLKGIEIPEHLVPLAIDEFPVLFVAAACAGGETILRGAEELRVKESDRIQAMADGLQALGIDAEALPDGMIVKGGKPFAAGTVESHGDHRIAMAFAVASLQAQGVIRIKDCANVATSFPNFVRLASHVGLKLSVEGQDE, encoded by the coding sequence GTGGATAATTGGACGTTGAAGGACAAGAGCATTAATGTTCTGGTGTTGGGGCTGGGTCTTATTGGCGGTTCTTTTGCAGCAGCGTTAAAGGCAAAAAGAGTGTGTAATGAGGTGGCGGGTTTTGATCGTCACCGGGACTCTGTTGATATCGCTGTTGAAACCGGATTGATTGACTCTCCCTGTTATGACCTTCAGGAGGGTGTGAGCCGTGCAGATGTGATTATGCTGGCGGTTCCGATGCTGGCCATGCCGGCAGTGCTCAGGCAGCTGCTGGCGGTGCCTCTTGAAGATAAGGTCATTACCGATGTTGGAAGTTGCAAAGGTTCCCTGGTTGAATCTGCACGACAACTGTTTGGTGAAGTGCCTGCAAGTCTGGTTCCGGGGCATCCGATTGCCGGTTCTGAAAAAAGTGGTGTCACGGCTGCGCAGGTTGATCTGTTTAAAGGTCATAAAGTCATACTGACACCGCTTCCGCACACGAATGCTCATGCAATCGGTCTGGTTAAATCGCTGTGGCAGCAGTGTGGGGCGCACGTCGATACCATGGCTGTGGCTCACCATGATGAAGTGTTGGCCTTGACCAGTCATTTGCCGCACTTTCTGGCTTTCTCTCTGGTCGATACGCTGGCAGGGAACCGGGAGAATCAGGAAATATTTCGTTACGCTGCCGGAGGTTTTCGGGATTTTACCCGGATTGCCGGCAGTGACCCGACTATGTGGCATGATATTGCCCTGGGTAACCGGGATGCCGTGTTGCAGGCGCTGGATCGTTTTACAGAAGGTCTTGAAGGGCTTCGGAACGCCATTATTAATAAAGACAGCCAACGCATGCTGGGTATTTTTGAACGGGCATCCACTGCTCGGCGACACTTTACCAGCCTGTTGGAAAGAAGAGCCTATATGACCACGCTGAGTGACTCTAAAACTATGAATGAAGTACAGCAAACCTTTGTTGCCCAGCCGGGTGGTAAAGTCTCTGGTGAACTGCGAGTTCCCGGTGATAAATCGGTTTCCCATCGTTCTATTATGCTGGGGGCCCTCGCTGAGGGCGAAACCGTTGTGGATGGCTTTCTGGAAGGCGAGGATGCCATGGCCACGTTGCAGGCCTTTCGTGACATGGGGGTGGATATTGAAGGTCCGCACGATGGACGGGTTACCATTCATGGCGTCGGTATGCACGGTCTGCAGCAACCTCCGGGGCCTCTCTATCTGGGCAATGCCGGAACAGCCATGCGTCTGATGTCCGGACTGATGGCTGCGCAATCGTTTGATGTCACCCTGACGGGCGATACCTCCTTGTCGGGTCGGCCCATGAATCGTGTGGTTAAACCTCTGTTGGAAATGGGCGCTGCCATTGAAACGTCAGAAGGTGGTCGTCCGCCTCTGGTGATTAAAGGTGGTCAAAAACTGTCCGGCATTCACTATGATTTGCCGGTAGCTTCCGCACAGGTGCAGTCCTGCCTGCTGCTGGCCGGACTGTATGCGGAAGGTGAAACGTCTACGGTTGCTCCGGGAATTGTGCGTGATCATACGAATCGAATGTTGTCCGGGTTCGGGTATCCTGTTGCCGTTGATGGTGACCGGGTATCTGTTTGCGGGGGCGGTAAGCTGACCGCTACCAAAATTGATGTGCCCGCTGATATCTCATCCGCTGCGTTTTTTATGGTGGCAGCCAGTATCGCGGAAGGTTCGGATCTGCTGTTGCCTCATGTGGGTATTAATCCGACCCGAACCGGCGTGCTGGATATTCTGCGTCTTATGGGTGCGGACATTAGTCTGTCGAATGAGAAGCTGGTGGGTGGTGAACCGGTTGCCGATATTCGTGTGCGCTACGCGCCGCTAAAAGGGATTGAAATTCCCGAGCACCTTGTGCCTCTGGCTATTGACGAGTTTCCAGTGTTGTTTGTTGCAGCAGCCTGTGCCGGGGGTGAGACCATTCTGCGCGGTGCTGAAGAGTTGCGCGTCAAGGAAAGCGACCGGATACAGGCAATGGCCGATGGTTTGCAGGCTCTGGGTATTGATGCCGAGGCTCTGCCGGATGGTATGATTGTCAAAGGTGGCAAACCTTTTGCGGCAGGAACCGTAGAAAGCCATGGAGATCATCGAATTGCCATGGCGTTTGCGGTAGCGTCGCTGCAGGCGCAAGGTGTTATCCGCATCAAGGATTGCGCTAATGTAGCGACTTCGTTCCCGAATTTTGTCAGGCTGGCCAGTCATGTCGGCCTGAAATTATCTGTTGAAGGACAAGACGAGTGA
- the pheA gene encoding prephenate dehydratase: MTDDKLAELRESIDKLDGEILKLISDRAKCAQAVAQVKQQQNRDAVYYRPEREAQVLRRVMDRNDGPLDDEEMARLFREIMSACLALEEPVKVAFLGPEGTFTQQAAIKHFGHSAVCVPMSAIDEVFREVTAGAVNYGVVPVENSTEGVVSHTLDSFMDSNLKICGEVVLRIHQHMLVSENTRRDHITRIYSHAQSLAQCRKWLDAHWPMAERVAVNSNAEAARRIKGEWNAAAIAGDMAAEMYGLEKIAEKIEDQPDNSTRFLIIGNQDVQISGADKTSIVVSMRNQPGALHAILEVFQVHNIDLTRIETRPSRSGTWNYVFFIDFSGHIDDPVVNIVLERLGERANDLKVLGSYPKGVL, from the coding sequence ATGACAGATGACAAGCTGGCAGAGCTGCGCGAGAGCATCGATAAGCTCGATGGTGAAATCCTGAAGCTGATCAGTGACAGGGCAAAGTGTGCCCAGGCTGTGGCGCAGGTTAAGCAGCAGCAAAACAGGGATGCTGTCTATTACCGTCCGGAACGTGAGGCACAGGTTTTGCGTCGTGTAATGGATCGCAACGACGGGCCACTTGATGACGAAGAAATGGCGCGTCTGTTTCGGGAAATTATGTCGGCCTGTCTGGCTTTGGAAGAACCGGTAAAGGTGGCGTTTCTGGGGCCAGAAGGTACGTTTACTCAGCAGGCAGCGATTAAGCATTTTGGGCATTCGGCTGTCTGTGTACCTATGTCAGCCATCGATGAGGTGTTTCGTGAAGTGACCGCCGGTGCGGTCAATTATGGCGTTGTACCGGTGGAAAACTCCACGGAAGGTGTCGTCAGTCATACCCTCGACAGCTTTATGGATTCCAATCTTAAAATCTGTGGTGAAGTGGTGTTGCGAATACACCAGCACATGCTGGTGTCGGAAAACACCCGTCGGGATCATATCACCCGTATTTATTCTCATGCCCAGTCACTGGCGCAGTGTCGTAAATGGCTGGATGCTCACTGGCCAATGGCGGAACGCGTTGCAGTCAACTCCAATGCTGAAGCTGCCCGCCGAATCAAGGGTGAGTGGAATGCCGCAGCTATTGCCGGAGATATGGCCGCAGAAATGTACGGTCTGGAAAAAATAGCCGAGAAAATTGAAGATCAGCCAGATAACTCAACCCGCTTTCTGATTATTGGTAATCAGGATGTGCAGATCAGTGGTGCGGATAAAACATCCATCGTCGTTAGCATGAGAAACCAGCCCGGTGCTCTGCATGCTATTCTGGAGGTCTTTCAGGTGCACAATATTGACCTGACCCGAATTGAGACCAGACCGTCGCGCAGTGGTACCTGGAATTATGTCTTCTTTATCGATTTTTCAGGGCATATCGATGACCCTGTGGTCAATATTGTTCTGGAGCGGTTGGGAGAGCGCGCTAACGATCTGAAGGTGCTGGGTTCTTACCCTAAAGGTGTACTTTAA
- a CDS encoding LapA family protein, whose translation MVSVLGAWLKRLLVLILLVFLLVVLVNFVISNPQLVGFQLAGMQLPELKASTAVIFAFIVGGMCGLLASFVAIGKLRLANASFQRKLARRDAELQKLRANALKGLS comes from the coding sequence ATGGTTTCAGTGCTGGGAGCTTGGCTGAAGCGTCTACTGGTTTTAATTCTGCTGGTTTTTTTGTTGGTCGTTCTGGTCAACTTTGTGATCAGCAATCCGCAGCTGGTTGGATTTCAATTGGCTGGTATGCAATTGCCTGAACTTAAAGCCTCGACAGCCGTTATTTTTGCCTTCATCGTCGGTGGCATGTGTGGCTTGCTGGCGTCTTTCGTAGCGATTGGTAAGCTGCGGCTGGCTAATGCCAGTTTTCAGCGCAAACTGGCTCGTCGGGATGCAGAGCTGCAGAAGTTGAGAGCAAACGCCCTAAAGGGACTGAGTTAA
- the hisC gene encoding histidinol-phosphate transaminase yields MSPYLPGKPIEELAREQGLDEADIVKLASNENPLGPAPSSLASIKRQLSDIARYPDGNLFNLRQALSQKLQVLPEQITFGNGSNDVLVLLAQSWLKPGVSAVFSEYAFVVYPIAVKAAGAESIVVPARNWGHDLEAMADAVREDTRMIFLANPNNPTGTAFSRDELVCFLDKVRNDIIVVLDEAYFEYVQDEKHPDGIALLNQYPNLVVTRTFSKAYGLAGSRVGYSVSSKNIASVLNKLRQPFNVNNLGEAAAVAVLEDEDYLARSRSLNSEGLEKVATGLQDQGFAYIPSKGNFITFDTGGDAMVVYQKLLEKGVIVRPVANYGMLRHLRVSIGLPEENDRFLQALAEVKEAVI; encoded by the coding sequence TTGAGCCCTTATTTGCCGGGTAAACCGATAGAGGAGCTGGCAAGAGAGCAGGGTCTGGATGAAGCGGATATAGTCAAGCTGGCCAGTAATGAGAATCCATTGGGGCCGGCACCTTCTTCGCTGGCTTCAATTAAGCGACAACTGTCAGATATTGCCCGTTATCCGGATGGTAACCTGTTTAATCTGCGTCAGGCTTTGAGTCAGAAATTGCAGGTTCTGCCGGAGCAGATAACGTTCGGCAATGGTTCCAATGACGTACTGGTGCTGCTGGCGCAGTCATGGTTAAAACCTGGAGTGTCGGCTGTTTTCTCGGAATATGCGTTTGTCGTTTATCCGATTGCTGTGAAGGCAGCCGGTGCCGAAAGTATTGTTGTGCCAGCCAGAAACTGGGGGCATGATCTGGAAGCGATGGCTGATGCGGTTCGGGAAGATACCCGCATGATCTTTCTGGCCAATCCTAACAATCCGACAGGAACCGCTTTTTCCCGGGATGAGCTGGTGTGTTTTCTGGACAAGGTGCGTAACGATATTATCGTTGTTCTGGATGAAGCGTATTTTGAATATGTGCAGGATGAAAAACATCCTGACGGTATCGCTCTCTTGAACCAATACCCCAATCTGGTGGTGACGCGAACCTTTTCTAAAGCCTATGGCCTTGCGGGTAGTCGAGTCGGTTATTCCGTATCCAGTAAGAATATTGCCAGCGTGCTAAATAAGCTACGACAGCCGTTTAATGTGAATAATCTGGGTGAGGCGGCAGCGGTTGCTGTTCTGGAAGATGAGGACTACCTGGCTCGCTCCCGGTCATTGAACTCTGAAGGGCTGGAAAAGGTAGCTACTGGTCTTCAGGATCAGGGCTTTGCCTACATACCTTCTAAAGGAAACTTTATTACTTTTGATACCGGTGGCGATGCCATGGTGGTTTATCAGAAGTTGTTGGAGAAAGGGGTGATTGTTCGCCCTGTTGCCAATTATGGAATGCTGCGGCATTTAAGGGTGTCCATAGGTCTGCCGGAAGAAAATGATCGTTTTCTGCAAGCATTGGCTGAAGTAAAAGAAGCGGTAATCTAG
- the cmk gene encoding (d)CMP kinase, with protein MQSSGRGAEPQVYRTNAPVVTIDGPSGSGKGTVAALLAKELGWHLLDSGALYRLTALAAINHGVDFADEASLEVLAGHLDVQFEPGQDGEGMTIILEGEKVGANLRTEEVGAKASKVATQPKVRAALLMRQRDFAHAPGLVADGRDMGTVVFPAANFKVYLTASAEERAKRRQNQLQLKGIDASFDQLLADIQARDERDMNREVAPLKPADDALQLDSTRLTIQEVFSRILDGMRQKGLI; from the coding sequence ATGCAGTCTTCTGGCAGAGGTGCTGAACCTCAGGTGTACAGAACGAATGCGCCCGTTGTGACCATTGATGGTCCCAGCGGGTCCGGTAAAGGTACAGTAGCAGCCCTTCTGGCAAAAGAGCTGGGCTGGCATTTGTTGGACAGTGGTGCTTTGTACCGACTGACCGCTCTGGCTGCTATTAATCATGGTGTTGATTTTGCTGACGAAGCTTCTCTGGAAGTGTTGGCGGGGCACCTTGATGTGCAGTTTGAGCCGGGTCAGGACGGGGAAGGTATGACCATTATTCTCGAAGGGGAAAAGGTCGGAGCCAACCTGCGCACTGAGGAAGTCGGTGCAAAGGCATCGAAAGTGGCAACACAGCCCAAGGTTCGCGCGGCACTGTTGATGCGTCAGCGAGATTTTGCCCATGCGCCGGGTCTGGTGGCTGATGGTCGTGATATGGGAACGGTTGTGTTCCCGGCTGCGAACTTCAAGGTCTATCTCACGGCCAGTGCCGAAGAGCGGGCAAAACGCCGACAAAACCAGTTGCAACTGAAAGGAATTGATGCTAGTTTTGATCAGCTTTTAGCTGACATTCAGGCGCGGGACGAGCGCGATATGAATCGCGAAGTGGCTCCGCTCAAACCGGCTGACGATGCCCTGCAACTGGACAGCACCCGTCTGACCATTCAGGAAGTATTTAGTCGTATACTGGATGGTATGCGACAGAAAGGTCTTATCTGA
- the rpsA gene encoding 30S ribosomal protein S1: MSESFADLFEESLQEIEMKPGAIVSGQVIDIDNDWVTVHAGLKSEGVIPKAQFLNEQGELTIAVGDEVQVALDAVEDGFGETRLSREKAKRMEAWGELEKAFEAEEIVKGVISGKVKGGFTVDVNTIRAFLPGSLVDVRPVRDTAHLEGKELEFKVIKLDQKRNNVVVSRRSVLEAENSAEREELLGTLQEGLEVKGIVKNLTDYGAFVDLGGVDGLLHITDMAWKRIKHPSEIVNVGDEINVKVLKFDRERNRVSLGLKQLGEDPWVAITNRFPEGTRASGRVTNLTDYGCFVELEEGVEGLVHVSEMDWTNKNIHPSKVVALGDEVEVQVLDIDEERRRISLGIKQCKTNPWEDFSGSFNKGDKLAGKIKSITDFGIFIGLDGGIDGLVHLSDISWNEAGEEAVRQYRKGDEVEAVILAIDAERERISLGIKQLSEDPFNAFAGLNEKGSIVKGVIKEVTAKAATVELAEDVLATLKASEISRDRVEDATNVLKEGEEVEARIISIDRKNRNISLSIKAKDEADDKAAIKELRNTAPEAAGPTTIGDLIKAQMENK; this comes from the coding sequence ATGAGCGAAAGCTTTGCTGATCTGTTTGAAGAAAGCCTGCAAGAAATCGAAATGAAGCCGGGCGCTATTGTTAGCGGCCAGGTAATCGATATCGACAACGACTGGGTGACTGTACACGCTGGTCTGAAGTCTGAAGGCGTTATCCCTAAAGCTCAGTTCCTGAACGAACAGGGCGAACTGACCATCGCTGTTGGCGATGAAGTTCAGGTTGCTCTGGACGCTGTTGAAGATGGTTTCGGTGAAACTCGTCTGTCTCGTGAAAAAGCCAAGCGTATGGAAGCTTGGGGCGAGCTGGAAAAAGCCTTCGAAGCTGAAGAAATTGTTAAAGGTGTTATCTCCGGTAAAGTCAAAGGCGGCTTCACTGTTGACGTTAACACTATCCGTGCGTTCCTGCCTGGTTCTCTGGTTGACGTTCGTCCAGTACGTGACACTGCTCACCTGGAAGGCAAAGAGCTGGAATTCAAGGTAATCAAGCTGGACCAGAAGCGCAACAACGTTGTTGTTTCCCGTCGTTCCGTACTGGAAGCTGAAAACAGCGCTGAGCGTGAAGAGCTGCTGGGCACTCTGCAGGAAGGTCTGGAAGTTAAGGGTATCGTTAAGAACCTGACCGACTACGGCGCGTTCGTAGATCTGGGTGGTGTTGACGGCCTGCTGCACATCACTGACATGGCCTGGAAGCGCATCAAGCATCCTAGCGAAATCGTTAATGTTGGTGACGAGATCAACGTTAAGGTTCTGAAGTTCGACCGTGAGCGCAACCGCGTATCTCTGGGTCTGAAGCAGCTGGGTGAAGATCCATGGGTAGCTATCACTAACCGCTTCCCGGAAGGCACCCGTGCTTCCGGTCGCGTAACCAACCTGACTGACTACGGCTGCTTCGTTGAGCTGGAAGAAGGTGTTGAAGGTCTGGTACACGTTTCCGAAATGGACTGGACCAACAAGAACATCCACCCATCCAAGGTTGTTGCTCTGGGTGACGAAGTTGAAGTTCAGGTTCTGGACATCGACGAAGAGCGTCGTCGTATCTCTCTGGGTATCAAGCAGTGCAAGACCAACCCATGGGAAGACTTCTCCGGTTCCTTCAACAAGGGCGACAAGCTGGCTGGTAAGATCAAGTCTATCACTGACTTCGGTATCTTCATCGGTCTGGACGGTGGTATCGACGGTCTGGTTCACCTGTCTGACATCTCCTGGAACGAAGCGGGTGAAGAAGCTGTTCGTCAGTACCGTAAGGGCGACGAAGTTGAAGCGGTTATCCTGGCTATCGACGCTGAGCGTGAGCGTATCTCCCTGGGTATCAAGCAGCTGTCTGAAGATCCGTTCAACGCCTTCGCTGGTCTGAACGAGAAGGGCTCTATCGTTAAGGGTGTTATCAAGGAAGTAACCGCTAAGGCTGCTACCGTTGAGCTGGCAGAAGACGTTCTGGCTACTCTGAAAGCTTCCGAAATCAGCCGTGACCGCGTTGAAGACGCGACTAACGTCCTGAAGGAAGGCGAAGAAGTAGAAGCTCGCATCATCAGCATCGATCGTAAGAACCGTAACATCAGCCTGTCCATCAAAGCGAAGGACGAAGCTGACGATAAAGCGGCTATCAAGGAACTGCGTAACACTGCTCCTGAAGCTGCCGGTCCTACCACTATCGGTGACCTGATCAAAGCCCAGATGGAAAACAAGTAA
- the serC gene encoding 3-phosphoserine/phosphohydroxythreonine transaminase: MDNPETIDKQVFNFSAGPAPIPREVLEQAREELLDFNGMGTSVMEISHRGKEFIKVAEESEQDLRDLMNIPANYKVLFLQGGARGQFAAVPLNLKGSKKSADYVNSGHWAQSAIKEAQRYLNVNIIADGKLSGFRQMPSQEQWRFSSDAAYVHYTPNETIGGLEFPYIPETGDVPLVADMSSNILSRPIDVSKFGVIYAGAQKNIGPAGLTVVIVRDDLLEKHTSACPAVWDYATQASKDSMYNTPSTFAWYLAGLVFKWLKRRGGLAEMDKINERKARKLYGQIESTRFYSNNIDPCWCSRMNVPFTLADPELDAVFLVEAAKEGFLYLKGHKAVGGMRASLYNAVPESHVDALVSFMQEFERRYG; this comes from the coding sequence ATGGATAATCCGGAAACAATAGATAAACAGGTATTTAACTTTTCTGCCGGCCCTGCGCCTATTCCAAGAGAAGTGCTGGAGCAGGCCAGAGAAGAGCTGCTCGATTTTAATGGAATGGGAACTTCGGTGATGGAAATCAGTCACCGGGGGAAAGAGTTTATTAAGGTCGCGGAAGAGTCCGAGCAGGATTTACGTGATCTGATGAACATTCCTGCCAATTACAAGGTGTTGTTTCTGCAGGGTGGTGCCCGTGGGCAGTTTGCCGCGGTTCCCCTGAACCTCAAGGGCAGTAAAAAAAGTGCGGATTACGTCAACAGTGGTCACTGGGCGCAGTCTGCCATCAAGGAAGCCCAGCGTTACCTGAATGTGAATATTATTGCTGATGGCAAGCTGTCCGGATTCCGGCAGATGCCTTCACAGGAGCAGTGGCGGTTCAGTAGTGATGCGGCCTATGTGCATTACACGCCGAATGAAACGATCGGTGGCCTGGAATTTCCCTATATTCCTGAAACCGGTGATGTGCCACTGGTAGCCGATATGTCTTCCAACATCTTGTCCAGACCCATTGATGTCAGCAAGTTTGGTGTGATTTATGCCGGTGCCCAAAAGAACATCGGTCCAGCTGGTTTGACGGTGGTGATTGTGCGCGATGACCTGCTGGAAAAGCATACCTCTGCCTGCCCGGCAGTCTGGGATTATGCCACGCAGGCCAGTAAGGATTCCATGTACAACACGCCGTCGACCTTCGCCTGGTATCTGGCAGGGCTGGTGTTTAAGTGGCTGAAACGTCGGGGCGGACTGGCGGAAATGGATAAAATTAACGAGCGAAAGGCTCGCAAGCTGTATGGGCAGATAGAAAGTACGCGCTTTTATAGCAATAATATTGATCCCTGCTGGTGTTCCCGTATGAATGTGCCTTTTACTCTCGCAGATCCGGAGTTGGACGCTGTATTTCTGGTAGAGGCCGCAAAGGAAGGTTTTCTTTATCTCAAGGGGCATAAGGCAGTGGGCGGCATGAGAGCCAGTCTCTATAATGCAGTACCGGAGAGCCATGTGGATGCGCTGGTGAGCTTTATGCAGGAATTTGAACGCCGTTATGGCTGA
- the ihfB gene encoding integration host factor subunit beta has translation MTRSELIERLAEQQQQLSVKDVELAIKAIIEQMSQSLANGERVEIRGFGSFSLHYRAPRIGRNPKTGESVSLAGKYVPHFKPGKEMRDRVNNSV, from the coding sequence ATGACCCGGTCTGAATTGATTGAGCGGCTTGCAGAGCAGCAACAACAGCTGTCTGTAAAAGATGTTGAGCTGGCTATCAAAGCAATAATAGAACAAATGTCACAATCACTGGCCAATGGAGAACGCGTTGAAATTCGCGGTTTTGGCAGTTTTTCACTTCACTACCGGGCGCCGAGAATCGGCAGAAACCCGAAAACCGGGGAGTCTGTTTCTCTGGCTGGAAAATACGTCCCGCATTTTAAGCCTGGCAAGGAGATGCGTGACAGGGTGAATAATTCCGTCTAA